Proteins from a genomic interval of Euzebyales bacterium:
- a CDS encoding benzoate-CoA ligase family protein, whose protein sequence is MTAGEWLNIADYFLGDRVREGHGAQVALRLDDGTRTYAETERLACRYGNALRQLGVRPEERVLIALPDGAAFVGALFGVLKLGAVAVMVNPALPVDGLRAILDHGRAPVAVVSPSAVTTFEQAAEGSREPAPRLLVAGGDGGRHMTFATMDVADELDAVVTHRDDPAIWLFSGGTTGRPKAVVQRHGSYANAAERYARQTMRYRADDIAIGVPKLYFGYALGAVLFFPFAVGGSAVLFGDRPTPEGLFARIDRHRATVLVNVPSMIAALADHPLDGRDLSSLRFATSAGEALPASLYERWMRTFGVELYDGLGTAEMWHVFVTNQPGHVRPGTLGRAVAGYDVEVRDDEGRRLPPGEVGRLWVRGGSRATAYWRNMAATQQVFRGEWVVTGDLIVTDADGYVTYIGRGDDALKVKGRWLLPAEVESCLLTHDRVVECAVVGATDADGLVKPVAFVLASSPDADLADELQHWVLDRLEPYKHPRRVVVLDDFPRTHLGKIDRGALKRQAAAG, encoded by the coding sequence ATGACAGCCGGCGAATGGCTCAACATCGCGGATTACTTCCTGGGAGACCGGGTGCGCGAGGGGCATGGCGCCCAGGTCGCGCTGCGCCTCGACGACGGCACGCGCACGTACGCGGAGACCGAGCGGCTCGCCTGCCGCTACGGCAACGCCCTGCGCCAGCTGGGCGTCCGACCCGAGGAGCGCGTGCTGATCGCTCTGCCCGACGGCGCCGCGTTCGTGGGCGCGCTGTTCGGCGTCCTCAAGCTCGGTGCGGTGGCCGTCATGGTCAACCCGGCCCTGCCGGTCGATGGCCTGCGCGCGATCCTGGACCACGGCCGCGCACCCGTGGCCGTCGTTTCACCGTCCGCGGTCACCACCTTCGAGCAGGCGGCGGAGGGCAGCCGCGAGCCGGCACCGCGCCTGCTGGTCGCCGGCGGTGACGGTGGTCGACACATGACGTTCGCGACGATGGACGTCGCCGACGAGCTCGACGCCGTCGTCACCCACCGGGACGATCCCGCGATCTGGCTGTTCTCCGGCGGCACGACCGGCCGGCCCAAGGCGGTCGTGCAGCGCCACGGGTCCTACGCCAATGCGGCCGAACGCTACGCCCGGCAGACGATGCGCTACCGCGCGGACGACATCGCCATCGGCGTGCCCAAGCTGTACTTCGGGTACGCGCTCGGCGCCGTGCTGTTCTTCCCGTTCGCCGTCGGCGGCTCCGCCGTGCTGTTCGGCGACCGGCCGACCCCCGAGGGGCTGTTCGCCCGCATCGACCGGCACCGTGCGACGGTACTGGTCAATGTGCCGTCGATGATCGCCGCGCTGGCCGACCACCCGCTGGACGGACGTGACCTGTCCAGCCTGCGGTTCGCCACGTCGGCGGGCGAGGCGCTGCCCGCGTCGCTGTACGAACGGTGGATGCGGACCTTCGGCGTCGAGCTGTACGACGGGCTGGGCACGGCCGAGATGTGGCATGTCTTCGTGACCAACCAGCCCGGTCACGTCCGCCCCGGCACGCTCGGCAGGGCCGTCGCGGGCTACGACGTCGAGGTGCGCGACGACGAGGGACGCCGGCTGCCGCCGGGTGAGGTCGGCCGGCTGTGGGTGCGCGGCGGGTCCCGGGCCACCGCCTACTGGCGGAACATGGCCGCAACCCAGCAGGTGTTCCGCGGCGAATGGGTCGTCACCGGCGATCTCATCGTCACGGACGCCGACGGCTATGTGACGTACATCGGGCGCGGTGACGACGCGCTGAAGGTCAAGGGTCGCTGGCTGCTGCCCGCCGAGGTCGAGAGCTGCCTGCTGACCCACGACCGCGTCGTCGAGTGTGCGGTGGTCGGCGCGACCGACGCCGACGGCCTGGTCAAGCCGGTCGCGTTCGTCCTCGCATCGTCGCCCGACGCTGACCTGGCCGACGAGCTGCAGCACTGGGTGCTCGACCGCCTCGAGCCATACAAGCACCCGCGGCGCGTGGTGGTGCTCGACGACTTCCCACGCACGCACCTGGGCAAGATCGATC
- a CDS encoding LLM class flavin-dependent oxidoreductase: protein MDVGVGLPTAVPGVDPATVVEWARRADDGPFASVGTVDRIVYDNLEPLVSLAAAAAVTSRVELVTCILIAPLRERSTLAKQVISLDALSGGRLTLGVAIGARGDDYEQNELFSGGGRSGVPAAPGSAGVAGQPRGERLTDQLTALRALWEDGRVTPSGAPRPAPRILVGGASGPAFARMARLSDGYVHGGGPPRAFASAAVMARAAWADAGRPGQPQLWGQGYYALGDAAQVGRDLLLDYYAFTGAFASRIADGLLTTPLEVRAFVEGYADAGCDHLVLLPATGDLSQLDRLADVLDR from the coding sequence ATGGACGTCGGGGTCGGACTGCCCACCGCGGTGCCGGGGGTCGACCCGGCCACGGTGGTCGAGTGGGCACGCCGCGCCGACGACGGCCCGTTCGCCAGCGTCGGCACCGTCGACCGGATCGTCTACGACAACCTCGAGCCGTTGGTGTCGCTGGCCGCGGCCGCGGCTGTGACCAGTCGCGTCGAGCTCGTGACCTGCATCCTCATCGCACCGCTGCGGGAGCGCTCGACGCTGGCCAAGCAGGTGATCAGCCTCGACGCCCTGTCGGGTGGACGCCTGACGCTGGGCGTGGCGATCGGCGCGCGGGGCGACGACTACGAGCAGAACGAGCTCTTCTCCGGGGGCGGCCGGTCGGGTGTGCCGGCCGCCCCCGGTTCGGCGGGGGTCGCCGGCCAGCCACGCGGCGAGCGGCTGACCGACCAGCTGACCGCCCTGCGCGCGCTGTGGGAGGACGGACGCGTGACGCCGTCGGGTGCGCCGCGGCCGGCGCCGAGGATCCTGGTCGGCGGCGCGAGCGGCCCGGCGTTCGCGCGGATGGCACGGCTGTCGGACGGCTACGTCCACGGCGGCGGGCCGCCCCGCGCGTTCGCCTCGGCCGCCGTCATGGCCCGCGCCGCCTGGGCCGACGCGGGCCGGCCGGGACAGCCGCAGCTGTGGGGTCAGGGCTACTACGCGCTCGGCGACGCCGCCCAGGTCGGTCGTGACCTCCTGCTCGACTACTACGCCTTCACCGGCGCGTTCGCGAGCCGCATCGCCGACGGGCTGCTGACCACGCCGCTGGAGGTCCGCGCCTTCGTGGAGGGCTACGCCGACGCTGGTTGCGACCACCTGGTCCTGCTGCCGGCGACCGGCGACCTGTCGCAGCTCGACCGCCTCGCCGACGTGCTGGACCGCTGA